From one Methanothrix sp. genomic stretch:
- a CDS encoding 4Fe-4S binding protein has protein sequence MKLMLRVAPGIVRKPLIASVILETGALINIERASIDAVSGEIVLDVSDDKCRQVKDAFERRGVDVVLLEIPVMRNDEECVHCGACIAICPTGTFRFDNWKVVTDPGKCIQCGACVTACPHRALQLVLR, from the coding sequence ATGAAGCTGATGCTCAGGGTCGCGCCGGGCATAGTCAGAAAGCCCCTGATAGCTTCTGTCATCCTGGAGACCGGCGCGCTCATAAACATCGAGAGGGCGAGCATAGATGCCGTCAGCGGCGAGATCGTCCTCGATGTCTCAGACGATAAATGCAGGCAGGTCAAGGACGCATTCGAGCGCAGGGGCGTGGATGTAGTGCTCCTGGAGATCCCTGTGATGAGAAACGATGAGGAGTGCGTCCACTGCGGCGCATGCATTGCGATATGCCCCACCGGCACATTCAGGTTCGACAACTGGAAGGTTGTGACAGACCCGGGCAAGTGCATCCAGTGTGGAGCATGCGTGACAGCCTGCCCACATCGCGCACTGCAGCTGGTGCTGCGGTGA